Part of the Salminus brasiliensis chromosome 2, fSalBra1.hap2, whole genome shotgun sequence genome, AGGATCACTGCTGCCCAACCTTCGGAGGAACCCACTCGTGAATCTTCTTGGGTGTGGTGGAATATGGGACGTAACACTCAGGGGTTCCGCTCACATTGATCTGATGAACCTTCGCCAGGAACTTCTTGGGCTCAGGAGGATGTGTGGTGGGAGGGTCATCAGTCATGCAGTGCAGCCAGCGATGCCTGAAACAATGCAGGTTTAAAggaaaataattataaagtggCTGAATTGGACCAGAAATACTCCACAATGtgaaactgtatttatcttgacatagttgaataataagaGTTACGATAAACCCTATGATAAACCCTGAAcccctcaaacactgttgtcttcaTTGAAAGAATAGCCATCAGACTCAAAAGCTGGGAAAAATCAAAATCCAACCCCCCAAAATATTACACAACAGTCAGACTATTATACCcacatatttacataaacatcaCAAATACTACACCCACAAATTTAAACAAACCCCACCCGCTAGAGAAAGCCATTGTCAAATCTGGCAAAAACATGACAGTGCCTTAAGGAGATTATGGTGTTGTTGAAACTCATCACCATTAGAACCTGCTAGACAGGTAGGTAAGTAGGTAGATAGACACATAGTTAGTCGGTTAGATGGATAAACCACACACACTAAAGAAAGCTAGATGTAGAATATGGTGCTGAAGAAGCAAACATGGATCCTAACACTATAACTAGGAAAATGGACAGTGGTTTTATTAATTAGAGCCACAGCCGGTGCCATAATCCATCCAAGTCCTCTGTTAAACGGAAATCAGTGTGTTATATTCTAAAGCAAAATTAGAGAGTTGTAAATAGGCCAGTTAAATCACATCTGGGccttttttcaccccaaccaaggCCACATTCTCAATACTTATACATCAAATAACTAAAagcttaaaatactcaataaacaAGTTATTTGGCTGGGTTAAAAGATATAGTGCAGTCGACCTTAAGGCACAAGCAAGGATGGTGACACCAAGTGCACATAAAACCTTATTACTTTGTAAAGGATTTGGTTTAGTTAATGAGCTGCAAAAACCCCAcaaaaaaaccccccaaaaaggTTAGGTGGGACATGCTTCATTGCAGAATGATAGAagaacatacacacaggcaCTAAGATGTAAGACTAAGGTGTAAGATGACTGGCAGTATTTTACCATTCAgcaggcaccatgctgccatCAACGTCCCACAAGGTCCTTTTGCCATTCATCTCTGTGGTGTAGACGACCCATCGATGACGACCTGAAGGGGACAACCAAGCAGAACCAAGACACCTATTTACTGCTCTCTCAAATTAATGTTGTACTAAAACATCTCACATCGAAAATCACAGGACAATCTGAGACATTCACCCTCTGGGCAGATTCTACTATGATATTATTACAGGAATAATCATTCCACCTGTTTCTACATCCTACCTAACCTGGTCAGAAATGTGTGATGCAGATAAAGGGAAATGTTTTCAGTTTCCTGACGCTGATAAAAACAGCCACACTACAGGCAGAAAACTCTTTCAGAAAAGGCCTGGATCACTTGTTATACAAACCACATCagtaaatacactacatgtccaaatgtttgtggacactgcttttAATGATTGatttcagttactttaagttgcacctattttTGACACAGATTTGCTACATCACAGCACGCTATTAAGATAAaatttaataattcatatcaATTGTATTATATTAACAGTATATTGTTACCAATAGATATTGGTGTAGTTAAGATACGGAATAGGAAATATAGGAAGAAGAAAATACTGCTTTAAGTCTAGCCTTTGCTCACTTACTCAAACTGTGATGTGGTGGTGTAAGCTGTGCATTTCTTTGTGTAGTATTAGCAGCAGTATGAGGCTGGGCATGACAGCCAGACGCTCATCTTAAAACTTGGAGGTTTATAATTGCATCAAGAACAAAGGGTAATCAATGTTAAGCACCGAAAGCAGACAGCACGGAAGAATCTTCATCCTGCTAAACCTGAAAGAGTGAGTAAGTTACAGGCCAGGTCACAGTGCTTTGCGTACACACAGTAACATTGATGCAACATAGTACTATTTGAATGCTAATAGCACCCCCCTCTGGAGACGCATGCTAAATGTGAGTATATGTGTCCACTGCACAGTAACCTGACTTTTCTGGACATTACCTGAAGGAGCTGTATGTGTAAACATACATAATTTATATACGACATTACCTGGAAATTCACAGTGGGCCATGACTACATGGGTGCTGCCCCTTTCTTAAACCAAGTGAAACAACAGGAGTTCATATGTGAAAACGGTTATGACTGAAGGGCCAAGTGTAGAGGTGCTTCACATCCATAATTATTGGTAGTGATAATTGGTAAGTGGTAGAAAGACAATATAGATTAAGTATCAgtgtaggaaaaaaaatatgcaCCAAATATGTCTAggacagttgttttttttttttctaacagCGATACATATTTTATCCTCTTCCTCCAAGGATGAGTGACGTAGCGTGATTATGCAGAGGAAAAGGGCTTTTCCCTATTAGTATACACAGCTGGCTTACATCTGTACCTGCTGCAGAATGAAGGTTTGCCAAAATTgtacaggatgtacagtaaCAGTGCCAAAGCGGTTATTAGAAAATCACAGAACAGCATTCAGGTTAACACCAGGGTTTCACTACTGAACAGATATATTTTTACACTACGTTGACAGTTTTATATTGAGTGATTTGTCATGTTAAACggtttaataaaaagaaaatatgggGTATTGATTTTATTCAGGATCAGTGAAACTTTCTGAAATAAGCAAAATATAGTTTATCAtctttgtatatattttatttctattttttttactttattttatacaTCCAaaacaggggcagtggtggctcagcggttagagtgccgggatatcgataacagggttgtgggttcgattcccgggctcggcaagctgccactgtttggcccttgagcaaggccctttaccctctctgctccccgggcgctgaagttggctgcccaccgctctgggtgtgtgtgtgtactcactacccctaacacatgtgtgtgtgtgagtgtgtgttcactaccagatgggttaaatgcagaggacacatttcgctgtacagtgtacagtgacaaatacgtgcacctttaccttttctatacttattatcttattattgCATTTGATCAGACAGTTATTGAAGCATTGTATTGctatcataatatgtaataacatttctaacacagatgtgcaaatgcatgcacataTTACAGCATTACAGAATAATTGCAAGAGAGCAcgagcagctccaccaaagttatacagtgcagcagcagcagcagcagcagcagcgtcctggcctggagtggcaatgacagagacgccattcttCATGATACAGTCAGTGAATCATCAACATGACTTCAAAGCTGTTATTTTGAGGAGAGATATATGTTTAGTGTGCTAAACAGACATGCAAGTTTACTGCTGGACTTGCATAGAAATTAAAATGGCTATAGCTATTTCAGTTGTAAACATTGTGACCACCTGGTTGTATTTACAGAGCCCTGTATAGAAATCTTAGTTTTTGTAGCTATCACCTCTGCAGGCGTCCACTGACACCTTAAGGCCTCGATTACTccgaattattttaattttaatgaatTACTTACCAAAGAAATACCGGTTGTCCTCAAAATACTTGTTGCCGTATTTATCGACCCCGATCAGCGCTCCTGTCTTCACATCATTCACCCTGTTAAAGTGTTAGGGAGATTT contains:
- the ndufa12 gene encoding NADH dehydrogenase [ubiquinone] 1 alpha subcomplex subunit 12, translated to MGEYLNVVRRAFGQITGHGGVRGLFFQFFRVNDVKTGALIGVDKYGNKYFEDNRYFFGRHRWVVYTTEMNGKRTLWDVDGSMVPAEWHRWLHCMTDDPPTTHPPEPKKFLAKVHQINVSGTPECYVPYSTTPKKIHEWVPPKVGQQ